From the genome of Lentimonas sp. CC4, one region includes:
- a CDS encoding replication initiator protein A: protein MEDDPELSEEEKIIQAEFLDLDISDENSPGIISLGKDERNLAEFPIALLSQRAPKDCTELVFKDRWTDSDGRPFERELRISADPDRGLPTAFDDDVILGLLQLTAKASFKSRKIQFSIYELNQAMGNKTSSGTRFARIKESLMKWTRVNLSYEKGWYIHHSDSYKSEHFHIIDNFREPQTDNGKFEIIWNFVPFTSFVAGNLHTIDCAAMAQLGNSIARRLYRLLGSNFRNCRSLTYDVIELGHNKLGIGAAEIGPLKRRLLGAIKELEEIEFITKLPKEERFTKVKKGSHLIRFDLLRMPGKDGEIIDTSTVPPLEAKLREHGISSTFASQLVAKYPKNDLILQIDYLDYLIETKNAKSIRNRAGYLRRAIEECYSAPAGYQSRAERIAAEAKEQRDLERSEQQIAAQIKREALKHAFIQIKNDQQARSQTLFDSWGEKERTSYQQKVFKEEFKAHPELTDDATTRAMLFSSVVLARVVKNYLKEPEFLSLDPTEWIEQFIDDDTEIPEQLANCKDLFFTEMRARDL, encoded by the coding sequence ATGGAAGACGATCCCGAACTCTCAGAAGAAGAAAAAATTATCCAAGCAGAATTCCTGGATCTTGATATTTCTGATGAAAACTCGCCAGGTATCATCTCGCTCGGTAAGGACGAACGTAATTTAGCCGAATTCCCAATTGCGCTCCTTAGCCAGAGGGCGCCCAAGGATTGCACGGAGCTCGTCTTTAAAGATCGCTGGACTGATAGTGATGGACGCCCCTTTGAACGAGAGCTACGCATCTCAGCAGACCCCGATCGTGGGCTGCCTACTGCATTTGACGACGATGTCATCCTAGGACTCCTGCAATTGACCGCCAAAGCGAGTTTCAAAAGTCGTAAGATCCAATTCTCCATCTACGAGTTGAATCAAGCGATGGGCAACAAAACCTCCTCCGGCACACGATTTGCCCGAATCAAAGAGAGCCTGATGAAATGGACGCGCGTGAACCTTTCCTACGAGAAAGGTTGGTATATTCATCATTCAGACAGCTACAAAAGTGAGCACTTCCATATCATCGATAATTTTAGGGAGCCGCAGACGGACAACGGCAAATTCGAGATCATCTGGAACTTTGTGCCCTTTACGTCGTTCGTCGCCGGCAACTTGCACACCATCGACTGCGCGGCCATGGCTCAGCTGGGGAACTCTATCGCACGCCGACTTTACCGTCTGTTAGGCAGTAACTTCCGCAACTGCCGCTCCCTCACCTACGACGTGATCGAACTGGGGCACAATAAACTCGGCATCGGAGCCGCTGAAATCGGCCCTCTAAAACGCCGTCTCCTAGGAGCCATTAAAGAACTCGAAGAGATCGAGTTCATTACAAAACTCCCTAAAGAAGAACGCTTTACAAAGGTAAAAAAGGGATCCCACCTGATCCGATTTGATCTGCTACGCATGCCAGGGAAGGATGGAGAAATCATTGATACTTCGACTGTTCCACCACTGGAAGCGAAGCTACGTGAGCACGGCATCTCATCGACCTTTGCCTCTCAACTCGTCGCGAAATATCCTAAGAATGACCTGATTCTACAAATCGATTATCTCGATTATTTAATTGAGACTAAAAATGCGAAAAGCATCCGGAACCGTGCAGGTTACTTGCGTCGTGCCATTGAAGAATGTTACAGTGCCCCTGCTGGCTATCAGTCGCGTGCAGAGCGCATCGCCGCCGAAGCGAAGGAGCAACGTGACCTCGAACGCTCTGAGCAGCAAATCGCAGCTCAGATTAAGCGTGAAGCTTTGAAACATGCCTTCATTCAAATCAAAAACGACCAGCAAGCGCGCAGTCAGACATTATTTGATTCATGGGGAGAGAAAGAGCGCACGAGCTATCAGCAAAAAGTCTTTAAAGAAGAGTTTAAAGCACATCCAGAGCTGACTGATGATGCCACGACACGCGCGATGCTCTTTTCATCTGTTGTGCTGGCACGCGTTGTCAAAAACTATCTTAAGGAGCCTGAATTCCTTTCACTCGATCCAACTGAGTGGATCGAACAATTCATTGATGACGACACTGAGATCCCAGAACAACTAGCGAATTGCAAAGATCTCTTCTTTACAGAAATGCGAGCTAGAGACCTCTAA
- a CDS encoding NAD-dependent deacylase, with the protein MSQAKQQHVVVLSGAGISAESGIQTFRAADGLWENHPIEDVATPEGWQRNPALVLEFYNQRRRQLYTVEPNAGHLALAQLETTHRVTIVTQNVDNLHERAGSTTVVHLHGELDIARSTADESLLTPLKGKDIKLGDQCALGSQLRPHIVWFGESVPLIERAEAIVQTADILIVVGTSLQVYPAAGLIGGTREGTLKFLINPELPPTELQEQFTCIAHPAGTALPELVKRLQSRSREAVSC; encoded by the coding sequence GTGAGCCAGGCAAAGCAACAACACGTCGTCGTCCTATCAGGAGCAGGCATCAGTGCTGAAAGCGGCATCCAAACCTTTCGAGCAGCCGATGGGCTTTGGGAAAATCATCCTATCGAAGATGTTGCCACCCCTGAAGGTTGGCAGCGCAACCCGGCGCTTGTGCTCGAGTTCTATAACCAACGCAGACGCCAGCTCTACACGGTCGAGCCGAACGCAGGTCATTTGGCGCTCGCGCAGCTGGAAACCACGCACCGCGTCACCATTGTCACCCAGAATGTCGATAATCTCCACGAGCGGGCGGGCTCCACCACAGTAGTTCATCTACACGGAGAACTCGACATCGCCCGAAGCACAGCCGACGAAAGCCTCCTGACCCCACTGAAGGGCAAAGACATCAAACTTGGCGACCAGTGCGCACTCGGTAGCCAACTACGCCCACACATCGTCTGGTTTGGCGAAAGTGTGCCGCTCATCGAACGCGCCGAAGCGATCGTTCAAACAGCCGATATCCTGATCGTCGTCGGCACCTCCCTACAAGTATATCCCGCAGCCGGACTTATTGGCGGCACTCGCGAAGGCACACTCAAATTTCTGATCAATCCAGAACTTCCCCCGACTGAGCTGCAAGAGCAGTTCACATGTATCGCTCACCCCGCTGGCACTGCCCTGCCCGAATTGGTGAAACGCCTGCAGTCGCGGAGCCGTGAAGCAGTTTCGTGCTGA
- a CDS encoding ParA family protein, with protein MKKVIGFMNFKGGTGKTTLSCLTALYLADKKKSRVRVHDLDKGGDTAQFVTNLDHENMRSFDINEDQEAYDYIIVDTPGGITSDEIDRIAGVCDIIIVPFALSATDIRRTKQTIDALAAPDKVRLLFNKVKAQTTAFKDKGNVLAALGVKALKNHVGDRVGYGYGLASGGDALPYTCQKELELVIKEIIK; from the coding sequence ATGAAAAAAGTAATCGGATTCATGAATTTCAAGGGAGGCACTGGAAAAACCACTTTATCCTGCCTCACCGCATTATATCTAGCTGACAAGAAAAAGTCTCGCGTGCGCGTGCACGACCTAGACAAAGGAGGGGACACGGCACAGTTCGTAACAAACTTGGACCACGAAAACATGAGGTCGTTCGATATCAACGAAGACCAGGAGGCCTACGACTACATCATTGTCGACACTCCAGGTGGCATCACCTCAGATGAAATCGATCGAATTGCAGGCGTCTGCGACATCATCATCGTGCCATTTGCACTTTCGGCGACCGACATTCGTCGCACTAAACAAACAATCGACGCCCTCGCAGCTCCAGACAAAGTGCGACTTCTCTTTAATAAAGTGAAAGCACAGACCACTGCCTTTAAAGACAAGGGCAATGTGCTCGCAGCGCTCGGAGTTAAAGCACTCAAAAATCACGTTGGCGATCGAGTGGGCTACGGCTACGGACTCGCCAGCGGCGGTGATGCACTTCCATACACCTGCCAAAAAGAACTAGAACTCGTAATCAAGGAGATCATCAAATGA
- a CDS encoding ATP-binding protein, which translates to MLIAVLLCFNSLFATAGETTLAGIPLSELEARVDAIDGKLQGLAHSSLNTGVGAIGYRSDNYKDSDHLEWIRIDLEQTCLVDQIILVPTVWRDLKQGFVADAFPSAFRILAGSEGDTEGHVIVEYDSGLSPLVSIAPVIFPIDPIEVSWVRLEATRLSTRARDGRYILQLAEMMVYEGPQNQALRKPVTNSPNRFFSNAWNPMWLVDGILPYVMNAAQGQKSLPMISRVGIGDNAQISIDLEGDYPLSRLRLHAVGQGDTMPQAYPGDFGIPRQFILEGAHQSDFSDATVLLDVSFTDVFQTGPIMEWAFSETYCRYVRLIALEPYMFKSVNTSGTRIGFAEIELLTDSGNVAVGKPVTTDIRLSSERENAVALTDGNNLYGNILPVRTWLEQLAYRRDLEAERPIIVAELALRYMKQKMYLRWLAWIAVLLAGGIAFSVFYSRMARQRQEVRIRERISANLHDELGANLHAIGLLGDLAKDAVDSREDLIDTVDRIRALTMRTGKAASNCANLLEADGFCEDLVTEMRQDVAHLLGDLQHSFEVEGEQLLMQIRRRTRLDLYLFYKEALTNIIRHSGATRVSTRLIADANFIRLTVTDNGDGLNESVPKALARRARMLRADFNVDQPEVGSGTRINLRIKNRKFGFL; encoded by the coding sequence ATGCTTATCGCTGTCCTGCTTTGTTTCAATTCGTTGTTTGCTACAGCGGGAGAGACTACACTCGCGGGCATACCATTGTCTGAGTTAGAAGCTCGAGTGGATGCGATCGATGGCAAGTTGCAGGGGTTGGCACATTCAAGTCTCAATACAGGAGTAGGTGCGATTGGTTATCGTTCAGATAACTATAAAGACTCCGATCACTTGGAGTGGATTCGAATCGATTTAGAGCAAACTTGCTTAGTGGATCAAATTATTTTGGTGCCAACTGTTTGGCGAGATCTGAAACAAGGATTTGTGGCTGATGCATTTCCGAGTGCATTTCGTATTTTGGCGGGTTCTGAGGGGGATACCGAGGGGCATGTGATCGTCGAATATGATTCAGGCCTATCACCTTTAGTAAGTATTGCTCCTGTCATTTTTCCGATTGATCCCATTGAAGTGTCATGGGTGCGCTTAGAGGCGACGCGACTGTCGACACGAGCGCGCGATGGTAGATATATACTACAGTTGGCTGAAATGATGGTTTATGAGGGGCCGCAGAATCAAGCATTGCGCAAGCCAGTGACGAACTCTCCAAATCGGTTTTTCAGTAATGCGTGGAATCCGATGTGGTTGGTTGACGGTATCTTACCCTACGTAATGAATGCAGCGCAGGGACAGAAGAGTCTACCAATGATCAGTCGAGTTGGCATTGGAGATAACGCACAGATTTCAATCGATTTGGAGGGGGATTATCCTTTGTCCCGACTGCGTTTACATGCAGTCGGGCAGGGCGATACCATGCCACAGGCCTATCCCGGTGATTTTGGTATACCCAGACAGTTTATATTAGAAGGGGCGCATCAGTCGGATTTCTCGGACGCAACGGTGTTACTGGATGTTAGTTTTACAGATGTCTTTCAGACTGGACCGATCATGGAGTGGGCGTTTTCAGAAACATATTGTCGCTACGTCCGTTTAATCGCGCTTGAACCCTATATGTTTAAGTCCGTGAATACTTCTGGCACGCGAATTGGGTTTGCCGAGATAGAGCTTTTGACTGATTCAGGAAATGTTGCAGTGGGTAAGCCAGTGACAACAGACATTCGGCTAAGTTCGGAAAGGGAGAATGCAGTGGCTTTAACAGACGGGAATAATCTCTATGGGAATATTTTGCCGGTTCGCACATGGCTGGAGCAATTGGCTTATCGGCGAGACTTAGAGGCAGAACGTCCTATCATAGTCGCTGAACTGGCTCTACGTTATATGAAGCAGAAGATGTATTTACGCTGGTTGGCTTGGATTGCGGTGCTACTTGCCGGCGGGATCGCATTTTCTGTTTTTTACTCTCGCATGGCGCGACAACGCCAAGAGGTGAGGATTCGTGAACGGATCTCGGCAAACTTACATGATGAGTTGGGCGCCAATCTACATGCCATTGGTTTATTGGGGGATTTAGCGAAGGATGCGGTCGATAGCCGAGAAGACCTGATCGATACGGTCGATCGTATTCGTGCACTCACGATGCGAACTGGTAAAGCTGCGAGTAATTGTGCGAACCTTTTGGAGGCAGACGGATTTTGTGAGGACTTGGTTACTGAGATGCGGCAGGATGTCGCTCATTTACTTGGCGATTTACAACATAGTTTTGAAGTCGAAGGGGAGCAGCTCTTAATGCAGATAAGACGACGCACCCGGCTTGATCTATATCTTTTTTATAAAGAGGCACTGACGAATATTATTCGTCATTCGGGGGCGACTCGAGTTTCGACACGCTTAATTGCGGATGCGAATTTCATTCGACTGACTGTGACGGATAATGGTGATGGTTTGAATGAATCAGTGCCGAAGGCGCTTGCACGTCGTGCACGTATGCTCCGTGCTGATTTTAATGTGGATCAGCCAGAAGTTGGTTCTGGCACGCGAATCAATTTAAGGATTAAAAATCGAAAATTTGGATTTCTATAA
- a CDS encoding response regulator transcription factor, whose protein sequence is MEECIQVMLVEDNREYRDVIDLALSRDKDLELMSEFVTAEIALRSVQGNSPRLPDVVLLDLRLPGMSGHEALPYFIEAMPKAKVIMLTQSDKEEDVLKAISLGAAGYLLKSSTITEIKDGIRLVAGGGASLDPSVAKYVLSTLKTKLPKEVLESALSEREMEVLVLLSEGFVKKEICDQLGIGYSTVDTHVRHIYEKLNVRNAPSAITKAFRLGLFD, encoded by the coding sequence ATGGAAGAATGTATACAAGTCATGTTAGTTGAGGATAATCGCGAATATCGCGATGTTATTGATTTGGCCTTATCACGGGACAAGGACTTGGAGCTCATGAGTGAGTTTGTGACGGCCGAGATCGCGTTGCGTAGTGTGCAAGGTAATTCGCCAAGGCTTCCTGATGTTGTATTACTGGATCTACGCCTTCCAGGGATGAGTGGGCACGAAGCGTTACCATATTTCATTGAAGCGATGCCGAAGGCGAAAGTCATCATGTTGACGCAGTCCGATAAGGAAGAAGATGTGCTGAAGGCAATTTCACTTGGAGCGGCTGGTTACTTGTTAAAATCATCAACCATAACTGAGATCAAAGATGGAATACGCCTCGTCGCTGGTGGTGGTGCGAGTCTAGATCCTTCGGTCGCTAAGTATGTGCTAAGCACTCTGAAGACTAAGTTACCCAAAGAGGTGCTTGAATCTGCTCTGAGTGAACGGGAAATGGAAGTGCTAGTGCTTCTAAGTGAAGGGTTCGTGAAGAAAGAAATCTGCGACCAACTGGGAATAGGGTATTCGACCGTCGATACTCATGTTCGACATATTTATGAAAAGTTAAATGTGCGTAACGCGCCTTCGGCGATCACTAAGGCGTTTCGTCTCGGGTTATTTGATTAG
- a CDS encoding alpha-L-fucosidase translates to MQYKLLLTLSLAGLTSAFAEQTDLIQPIDANWESLAANYQVPDWFVDGKLGVWFHWGIPSSIDDGRPHDGSHYGAWMYGTEGQLSASKHPEAVQRLTDWHDTHYGPHAEFGYEDLIPRFTADNWDPDALVALVKDVGAHFIMPVATHHDNFDMYDSSHPWNSVEMGPKRDTLQEWKDAATKYGLKFGVSTHLYWSPRFFNSARQYQEPGTLEWSLFNMDYDPKGYTKQDSWNEHWYERCWEVIEKYDPDMFNNDSPYPTIGTGKGLGIKLFTDYVNKDLQENGGKQDVVLSFKNGSADRRAFTYNLERGSAAEIEIEPWMWATDLSGTWFYRDGATNRMSIPTMVGNAIDSISKNGVVMLNIALTGEGSIPDNQMEYLNAFRDLMHINGEGIYGSRPWKVFGEGPVVIKFGRGNENHTAFSQQDIRFTTKDGDLYAFVLVPPTEDIVIKTLASGGLLEASIKDVTMLGSDETIAWDRNTDGLSIKLPKDLPDSLVTGFKIRLK, encoded by the coding sequence ATGCAATATAAACTCTTACTGACTCTAAGCTTGGCAGGTCTCACATCTGCTTTTGCAGAACAAACCGATTTGATCCAACCGATCGATGCGAATTGGGAGTCGCTGGCGGCGAACTATCAGGTGCCGGATTGGTTTGTCGATGGTAAGCTGGGGGTTTGGTTTCATTGGGGTATTCCTTCGTCGATCGATGATGGTCGTCCGCATGATGGCTCACACTATGGGGCTTGGATGTATGGCACTGAGGGGCAGTTGAGTGCTTCGAAGCACCCGGAGGCAGTGCAGCGCCTTACGGATTGGCATGATACGCACTATGGGCCTCATGCAGAGTTTGGTTACGAAGATCTCATTCCCCGTTTTACGGCAGACAATTGGGATCCGGATGCGTTGGTCGCATTAGTTAAGGACGTGGGTGCTCATTTCATCATGCCAGTGGCGACACATCATGATAATTTCGACATGTATGATTCCTCCCATCCTTGGAATTCCGTCGAAATGGGGCCGAAGCGCGACACGCTCCAAGAGTGGAAAGATGCCGCTACGAAATACGGTCTTAAGTTCGGGGTCTCGACGCACTTGTATTGGTCTCCTCGGTTCTTCAATTCCGCACGTCAATACCAAGAGCCTGGCACACTGGAGTGGAGTTTATTTAATATGGATTACGACCCAAAGGGTTATACCAAGCAGGACTCGTGGAACGAGCATTGGTATGAGCGCTGTTGGGAAGTGATCGAGAAATACGACCCTGATATGTTTAACAACGACTCGCCGTATCCCACCATCGGGACGGGGAAGGGACTCGGCATCAAGCTCTTCACTGATTACGTGAATAAGGATTTGCAGGAAAATGGCGGCAAGCAAGATGTCGTGCTCTCCTTTAAAAACGGCAGTGCCGACCGCCGCGCTTTTACTTATAATCTCGAGCGCGGCAGTGCTGCCGAGATCGAGATCGAGCCATGGATGTGGGCAACTGATCTTTCTGGCACATGGTTTTACCGCGACGGGGCGACAAACCGGATGAGCATCCCGACCATGGTGGGCAACGCCATCGATTCGATTAGTAAGAATGGTGTAGTCATGCTTAACATCGCCCTGACAGGGGAAGGCTCGATCCCGGACAATCAGATGGAGTATTTGAATGCCTTCCGCGACCTCATGCACATCAATGGTGAAGGCATCTATGGTTCTCGCCCATGGAAAGTTTTCGGAGAAGGCCCTGTCGTCATTAAATTTGGTCGGGGCAATGAGAACCATACGGCATTCAGCCAGCAAGATATTCGCTTCACCACAAAAGACGGCGATCTTTACGCTTTTGTGCTCGTTCCACCCACTGAAGATATTGTGATTAAAACGCTAGCGAGTGGGGGACTGCTTGAAGCATCAATCAAGGATGTAACCATGCTCGGCAGCGATGAGACGATCGCATGGGATCGCAACACAGACGGGCTTTCTATTAAGTTACCGAAGGACTTGCCCGATTCACTTGTGACTGGCTTTAAGATTCGTCTGAAGTAG
- a CDS encoding PEP-CTERM sorting domain-containing protein produces the protein MKKILPTGLIFTVASLALVQASNAAAVLIDEDFSTISVTSSSRYSDGNVGDWVSRYSNWSTAGTGAARALTADLSQGNNETPVELLFAVSESDTSLTEISISFDYTVPADATLFFYVAGYEGPLTTGLSGRLTGTDGEYQLGGSDDFDGHLGAGYTLLGGATPTGLAATALATLSNASSTFNQTYNISAFGGGGFSIADFDYMTVVFGIDTTLTAGSITVDNFNMTAIPEPGTYALLAGLTGLVFVMVRRRR, from the coding sequence ATGAAAAAAATATTACCAACTGGTTTAATTTTTACCGTTGCATCGCTTGCGCTCGTCCAAGCCTCGAATGCCGCAGCAGTTCTTATCGATGAAGATTTTTCGACGATAAGCGTTACAAGTAGCAGTCGCTACTCTGATGGCAACGTCGGCGACTGGGTGTCGCGTTATAGTAACTGGTCAACCGCAGGAACGGGCGCTGCCCGAGCGCTGACCGCTGATTTGAGCCAAGGAAATAACGAAACTCCGGTCGAGCTTTTGTTTGCGGTGAGTGAATCGGACACGAGCCTGACGGAAATTTCGATTTCTTTCGACTACACAGTGCCAGCAGATGCGACTCTCTTTTTCTATGTAGCTGGATACGAAGGACCTTTGACGACTGGCCTTAGTGGCCGTTTGACTGGCACGGATGGCGAATATCAGCTTGGTGGCAGTGATGATTTTGACGGACATTTGGGGGCCGGTTACACTCTGCTAGGCGGTGCGACACCTACGGGGTTGGCTGCTACTGCGCTTGCGACATTAAGCAATGCTTCGAGCACGTTTAATCAGACCTACAATATCTCTGCTTTCGGTGGTGGAGGATTTAGCATCGCTGATTTTGATTACATGACCGTGGTCTTTGGAATCGACACGACATTAACGGCCGGATCGATTACGGTTGATAATTTCAACATGACCGCCATCCCCGAGCCAGGCACATACGCACTACTTGCTGGTTTGACTGGACTGGTCTTCGTGATGGTTCGCCGTCGTCGATAA
- a CDS encoding response regulator transcription factor: MKLEALIRIMLVEDNQEYRSVLERVIKHTPNMELVSMAGTAERGISYLAANPKTINLILLDLQLPGASGLDAMASLLQHAPDAKIIVLTQSNREDDLLSAISQGAAGYLLKSSSVEDILNGIQAVADGGSILHPEMAKYLLNHFKHKKGAPADTETLSEREIEVLNLIADGLVKKEIAAKLNLSFFTVAAHIRNIYEKLGVANAPQAIGVAYKKNILK; the protein is encoded by the coding sequence ATGAAGCTAGAAGCCCTCATCCGAATAATGCTAGTCGAAGACAACCAAGAATACAGAAGTGTCTTGGAGCGAGTTATCAAGCACACTCCCAACATGGAATTGGTAAGTATGGCTGGCACGGCTGAACGCGGGATCAGTTACTTGGCGGCGAACCCCAAGACCATCAACCTCATTTTGTTGGATCTTCAGTTACCTGGAGCCTCTGGTCTCGATGCGATGGCTTCCTTACTGCAGCATGCGCCCGACGCTAAAATCATCGTCCTCACACAATCTAATCGAGAAGACGATCTTCTCAGTGCCATATCTCAAGGCGCTGCAGGCTACCTCCTTAAGTCATCTTCCGTAGAGGACATCCTAAATGGCATCCAAGCGGTTGCCGATGGAGGCTCCATCCTCCATCCTGAGATGGCCAAATACCTGCTCAATCATTTTAAGCACAAGAAAGGCGCCCCCGCAGACACTGAGACGCTCAGTGAAAGAGAAATTGAGGTGCTGAACCTAATCGCTGACGGACTCGTGAAAAAAGAAATCGCGGCGAAGCTCAACCTGAGCTTCTTCACCGTAGCTGCTCACATCAGAAACATCTACGAGAAGCTAGGCGTAGCCAACGCTCCACAAGCGATCGGCGTCGCATACAAAAAAAACATTTTAAAGTGA
- a CDS encoding histidine kinase: MPPLYSQLLFLFALSLLPFTQASASVNLETLSTDELEQRAASIRIELGNLAQFRFRSGVGATGFRSDYFTEPRQQQWLQVELREPALIDQIIIVPSITRDKVNGFRANGFPKEFRLFAVPPEGGDEILLATVEETDEQLISIAPRVISIPPTMASWVRIETVELSRNTFDNNYYLELSEFMVFSGRENVALRKPVSSLTPEMSTAPHRQPRFAVDGDLPYLMDGAKSESSIAMITPTSSDQVNTITIDLERSCTVDSIRLHSVELSDTVPQGFAKNLGTPEKIQVEGADKEDFSDATLLLVDDYSSIHECGPIIHRALNKTQCRYIKVTELEPNAYETHGTQKAMFGFAEIEIFADGVNVAKHKPVSANFEIRNPIRSFTTLTDGLNYYGNILPPLAWMQQLARREQLETELVTIESLLKARYAGQKRNLALIAWLLPVAAFCIIIAFLLYRITHQRQIAHIRERFAADLHDELGANIHAIGLLGDLAKNMLNEPEQLSETVDEIRATTERTGQSIRHCTDMQQGILSAHLVNDMRRVAKSILIGIDYTFEVDGEDALELLAARRRVDLYLFFKESLVNISRHADATRCEIKLESTNKGIQLSIKDNGCGLSGSFSDGLPKSLKRRARLLKATVTVKSDSATGTHILLQVRPSISIFNRT; this comes from the coding sequence ATGCCGCCGCTTTATAGCCAGCTACTGTTTCTGTTTGCGCTGAGCCTCCTACCTTTCACCCAGGCAAGTGCTTCGGTGAACCTGGAGACTCTTAGCACAGATGAGCTAGAACAACGCGCGGCATCCATCCGTATTGAATTAGGCAACCTAGCACAATTTAGATTTCGCAGCGGAGTCGGTGCGACTGGCTTTCGGTCCGATTATTTCACTGAGCCGAGACAGCAGCAGTGGCTACAGGTTGAGCTACGAGAGCCAGCATTGATCGACCAAATAATTATTGTTCCCTCGATTACACGCGACAAAGTAAACGGTTTCCGTGCCAACGGGTTTCCTAAGGAATTCAGATTGTTTGCAGTGCCTCCTGAAGGTGGAGATGAGATATTACTAGCGACGGTTGAAGAAACCGACGAGCAACTCATCAGCATCGCCCCAAGGGTAATCTCAATTCCGCCAACGATGGCCTCATGGGTGCGGATCGAAACCGTCGAACTCTCGCGTAACACATTTGATAACAACTACTACCTAGAGCTCTCCGAGTTTATGGTGTTCAGCGGTCGCGAAAATGTCGCGCTTCGCAAACCGGTGAGCAGTCTAACCCCTGAGATGTCAACCGCACCACATCGGCAACCTCGTTTTGCGGTCGATGGCGACCTTCCCTACCTGATGGATGGCGCGAAGAGTGAATCCAGCATCGCGATGATCACTCCGACCAGTAGTGACCAGGTCAATACAATCACGATCGACTTAGAACGCAGCTGCACAGTGGACTCCATTCGTCTACATTCAGTCGAACTCAGCGATACCGTGCCCCAAGGCTTTGCCAAAAATCTTGGCACTCCAGAAAAAATTCAAGTCGAAGGCGCTGACAAAGAAGATTTCTCAGACGCGACACTACTGCTGGTCGATGACTATAGCTCCATCCATGAGTGTGGCCCCATCATCCATCGAGCGCTCAATAAGACTCAATGCCGCTACATTAAAGTAACCGAGCTCGAGCCCAATGCCTACGAGACGCACGGCACACAGAAAGCTATGTTCGGTTTCGCAGAAATTGAAATCTTCGCGGACGGGGTCAATGTCGCAAAACATAAGCCTGTCAGTGCGAATTTCGAGATTCGTAACCCCATCAGATCCTTCACCACGTTAACGGATGGGTTGAACTATTATGGCAACATCCTGCCACCGCTCGCATGGATGCAACAACTCGCACGTCGCGAACAATTGGAAACCGAACTCGTAACCATTGAGTCCCTTTTGAAGGCGCGTTATGCTGGCCAAAAACGTAACTTGGCGCTGATCGCATGGCTACTACCAGTTGCCGCCTTTTGCATCATCATCGCCTTCCTGCTTTACCGCATCACTCATCAAAGACAAATCGCTCATATCCGCGAACGATTTGCTGCCGACCTACACGATGAACTCGGAGCCAATATCCATGCGATCGGCCTACTCGGTGACTTAGCCAAGAACATGCTCAACGAACCCGAGCAACTCTCTGAGACTGTGGACGAGATTCGAGCGACCACCGAACGCACAGGCCAATCCATACGGCACTGCACTGACATGCAACAAGGCATACTAAGTGCCCATTTGGTGAACGATATGCGCCGCGTCGCTAAAAGTATCCTAATTGGCATCGACTATACCTTTGAAGTCGATGGCGAAGACGCCCTTGAATTATTAGCAGCACGTAGACGAGTCGATCTCTACCTATTCTTCAAGGAGAGCCTTGTGAATATCAGCCGACACGCCGATGCCACTCGATGCGAGATCAAGCTGGAATCGACGAATAAAGGCATCCAATTATCAATCAAAGACAATGGCTGTGGCCTCTCTGGCAGCTTCTCTGACGGTCTACCCAAATCACTCAAGCGCAGAGCACGCCTACTCAAAGCAACAGTGACCGTGAAGTCCGATAGCGCCACTGGCACCCACATCCTGCTACAAGTCCGCCCTTCGATTTCGATTTTCAACCGCACTTAA